The genomic stretch CACTGACAACTGCAATCCCAGAGCAAGAAGAGACCAGACTGTCTGGACATTCACTGAAGATGCTGTGCTCCCGTGTATTCCAGCCTGCCTTCAGCCCATTGATGGATTTCCACTGGCCGGTACGCAGCCTCTGGCCAGAGACCAGACCCTTCCACATTCAGCTGGAACAGGAAATGCTGAAACATATGCAGGAGATGAGGAGCAGCCTGAACATCATGGGACAGCTTCATGAAAGGATCTTTCGGGAGATGGAGGGTGCTGACCAAGGTCCAGCTTCACTGGCTGTCAATCCCGTTTCCTACAAGatagagaaggagggagagcgCTTTGCTGTGACACTGGACACTAAGGACTTCTCCCCAGAGGAGCTGTCTGTCAAGCAGGTGGGCAGGAAGCTGCGG from Amia ocellicauda isolate fAmiCal2 chromosome 8, fAmiCal2.hap1, whole genome shotgun sequence encodes the following:
- the LOC136754762 gene encoding heat shock protein beta-11, giving the protein MLCSRVFQPAFSPLMDFHWPVRSLWPETRPFHIQLEQEMLKHMQEMRSSLNIMGQLHERIFREMEGADQGPASLAVNPVSYKIEKEGERFAVTLDTKDFSPEELSVKQVGRKLRVSGKQEKRQEDGKGSYSYKCQEFRQEFELPEDVKPDAVTCSLSDGQLQIQAARVALPREVERDLPIDSSPAVKTPMSQSSEAEGSSAEKLSDQERAGSAKA